A portion of the Cryptomeria japonica chromosome 5, Sugi_1.0, whole genome shotgun sequence genome contains these proteins:
- the LOC131876051 gene encoding pentatricopeptide repeat-containing protein At2g35030, mitochondrial-like, whose amino-acid sequence MVVSTLQIVEEGRMKRHEKEYALMEMRLHNEELNVKKLIKLEEQKVNVQMSLGGDHYSRMNSNSTEKMKILLTIASNIIQLALQIRNDIQNSERIQKQFKKRKLDLSEIRQLSNMKSDDMETVLHAITTELESGIVKADLSASQWEGRIQGQWITNYAKRGWIENARKLFDQMPERDVITWTTMVSGYSQNGRVDDPRNLFDKMPQWNVISWTAMLSGYKGGIEIARKLFDEMPKRDIISWTSIVVGYAQNGRIDDARKLFDKMPMRNVVSCNAMIAGYAQHGKVDVGRQLFDKMPERNLESWNAMIAGYIQNNKLYDARHLFDIMPGQNVVSWTAMITGYAQSEERGEALKIFSEKQRSGTKPSRVTFVNILSVCASLAALEQGKQLQGYATQMGLQRDVLGSHGPSLTVH is encoded by the exons ATGGTTGTTTCTACATTGCAAATTGTTGAAGAGGGTCGTATGAAACGCCATGAAAAGGAGTATGCTCTAATGGAAATGCGTTTACATAATGAAGAATTAAATGTTAAAAAGCTCATTAAATTGGAGGAACAAAAAGTGAATGTGCAGATGAGTTTG GGAGGAGATCACTATAGCAGAATGAACTCCAATTCAACAGAAAAAATGAAAATTCTTCTTACTATCGCATCAAATATTATTCAACTGGCACTACAAATTCGGAATGACATTCAAAATTCAGAAAGGATACAAAAACAATTTAAGAAACGTAAATTAGATTTATCTGAAATAAGACAACTGTCAAATATGAAATCAGATGACATGGAAACAGTCCTTCATGCTATCACTACTGAGCTGGAAAGTGGGATTGTCAAAGCCGATTTATCTGCTTCTCAGTGGGAAGGAAGGATTCAGGGTCAGTG GATTACAAATTATGCCAAGAGGGGTTGGATTGAAAATGCCCGCAAATTGTTTGACCAAATGCCTGAACGAGATGTGATCACATGGACTACAATGGTTTCCGGGTATTCACAGAATGGAAGAGTGGATGATCCACGCaatctgtttgacaaaatgcctcaatggAATGTGATCTCCTGGACTGCAATGTTATCTGGCTAC AAAGGAGGAATAGAGATTGCACGGAAGCTGTTTGATGAAATGCCTAAGCGAGATATTATTTCTTGGACTTCGATAGTTGTAGGATATGCTCAGAATGGGAGAATTGATGACGCGCGCAAGCTTTTTGACAAAATGCCGATGAGGAATGTGGTCTCATgcaatgctatgattgcaggatacgcCCAGCATGGAAAAGTAGATGTTGGTCGTCAGCTATTTGATAAAATGCCAGAGCGAAATCTGGAATcctggaatgcaatgattgcaggatacatACAGAATAACAAATTATATGATGCTCGACATTTGTTTGATATAATGCCAGGGCAAAATGTGGTTTCTTGGACTGCAATGATAACAGGGTATGCGCAGAGTGAGGAAAGAGGGGAAGCCCTCAAGATTTTTAGTGAAAAGCAGCGGAGTGGCACGAAGCCTAGCCGGGTCACTTTTGTTAACATTCTTAGTGTATGTGCCAGCCTAGCAGCTCTGGAACAGGGTAAACAACTGCAGGGATACGCAACACAAATGGGATTGCAGCGGGATGTCTTGGGCAGCCATGGGCCGTCCCTTACTGTTCATTAA